The nucleotide window ACCGTACCTACTTGACCGATATCGGCTATTTTCACTGTTATAGCATTCTGTACCTCATAGCCCCTTAGTACCTGCCTTCCATCTGTGAAATCATAGTTTGGAAAGATATTGTAAAGAGACGTTTGAATCGATTCTTTTGGAATCTTTAAAGCGATCAGTGAATCTATTACACGATTCATAATAACCGCATTCTCCCGCTGAATCATGCTGACGTTTTCCCCTTGTGTCCGAACTTCGATTTGTACTTGCGCATAATCAGGCTGAGCAACGATTTCACCATTCCCTGTAACAGTCATTTCCCGTGTGCTAGGGACTGGTTGAAACATCATTTGTGGGTGATGCAAGACCTTCCACCTTTCCTTTAACTCATTTTCCTATCTTATGCGATATCCAGTTCAAATGCCGTTCTTTGCCGCATCCAGTTTTTCTAAAAACATTGTTCGCATATGTGCGTCGATCTGATAATAATCTTCCAAACACTCCGCAAGCAGAAATCGCTTTTGTTCCTTTGTAAATTGACCCGCTTTTACCAGTTGACGGACTTCCTTTAAAAACAATAGATATTCAGGGTCAATTCCTTCAATAATAGCTGCAAAATCGTCCCGCAGATTTTTGGCGAGCATCGGGCTGATACCGCTTGTCGTCACCGCGATCGTAATTTCATTTTTCTCATACATTGCCGGAAAGTGAAACGAACTATTTGCAGGATCATCGATAATATTAAGGAGTTGATTCGTGTGGCAGCTTTCTTTAACCAGTTGATTTACCGCTGTATTATTTGTTGCGGCAATGACGAGAAGTGCGCCCTGCACATCACAAGTTTGAAACGATTTTGCTTTATGCTCGATCACACCATTTTCAACAAGAGCATGCAAACGTTCTTCAAGCATTGGACTTATGACTGTAATATTCGGTTGGAAGCGTAATAACGTCTCGATCCGCTTAGCAGCTATTTTTCCGCCCCCTATTACAACCACTTTTTTGTCTCGTATGTTGACCATCATCGGAAACATCGTCAGCTTCGCACTTCGCTTAACTCATGAAATTGTCGACCATCCGTTACGGCTTCTACATAACCTTTACGAATCGTAAAATCACCGAAATGTTCACCTTCGATACGTTCTTTTGCATACTCGGAAAATATGGGAGCAAGGATATTCAAAATTTCTTCTTCACCAATATTTTCTTTGTAGATTTTGTTTAGGCGCTGTCCTTTAAAATCGCCGCCCAAGTATAAATTATATTTTCCGGGTCCTTTTCCGATAAAGCCGATTTCCCCCATTGCTGCACGTGAACAGCCGTTCGGGCATCCTGACATGCGGATTCCGATCTCGGTTTCACGCAGTC belongs to Solibacillus sp. FSL W7-1436 and includes:
- a CDS encoding NAD(P)-dependent oxidoreductase — translated: MFPMMVNIRDKKVVVIGGGKIAAKRIETLLRFQPNITVISPMLEERLHALVENGVIEHKAKSFQTCDVQGALLVIAATNNTAVNQLVKESCHTNQLLNIIDDPANSSFHFPAMYEKNEITIAVTTSGISPMLAKNLRDDFAAIIEGIDPEYLLFLKEVRQLVKAGQFTKEQKRFLLAECLEDYYQIDAHMRTMFLEKLDAAKNGI
- a CDS encoding SIMPL domain-containing protein, translated to MHHPQMMFQPVPSTREMTVTGNGEIVAQPDYAQVQIEVRTQGENVSMIQRENAVIMNRVIDSLIALKIPKESIQTSLYNIFPNYDFTDGRQVLRGYEVQNAITVKIADIGQVGTVIDTAIQNGANHVSAIEFKIMDTDVYYRQALQFALIDAVGKATAMAKTMGVTLHTLPVEIIEEQTIAPIPYKTMQLSSQRAVTPIEPGTMSVSASVRVKFSY